Proteins encoded together in one Syntrophorhabdaceae bacterium window:
- the thrS gene encoding threonine--tRNA ligase codes for MEKNEVNQHVDNKEDLDILRHSTSHLMAHAVKELYPEAKVAIGPSIETGFYYDFDYDPGFTEEDLTKIEEKMKEIAKQDIPLERKVIKRSDAIKMFKEAGEIYKVELLENIHDDEVSIYTQGNFTDLCRGPHLSSTGKIKAFKLLNLAGAYWRGDEKNKMLTRIYGTAFPDKASLDNYLNFLEEVKKRDHRRLGRELDLFSISDDVGAGLVIYHPNGALLRYLLEDFERKEHLKRGYKFVVGPHMLKLDLWKKSGHYDNYRENMYFTKIDDVDYGIKPMNCLSHIMVYKSYIRSYRDLPLRYFELGTVSRHEKSGVLHGLLRVREFTQDDAHIFCMPEQLHEEINNIIEFVQDAMDIFKFEYEMEISTRPEKSIGSDEDWERAERILKEVLDSSNIPYEINEGDGAFYGPKIDVKLKDAIGRKWQCATIQCDFALPERFDLYYVDKDGKRKRPVMLHRVILGAIERFIGVLIEHYGGRFPVWLSPVQAIIMNITDEQGEYCQKIYRDMIDEGIRVDMDGRNEKLSLKIREAIMKKIPYLVIVGKKEMESQKITVRLRDGGEIKDITPADLIKRIKEDNNFRR; via the coding sequence AATCAACATGTTGATAACAAAGAAGACCTTGATATATTAAGACATAGCACATCTCATCTTATGGCACATGCTGTAAAGGAGCTTTACCCAGAGGCGAAGGTTGCCATTGGTCCATCAATAGAGACTGGATTTTATTATGATTTTGACTATGACCCAGGCTTTACAGAAGAGGATCTTACAAAGATTGAAGAGAAGATGAAGGAGATTGCAAAGCAGGATATCCCTTTAGAGAGAAAGGTCATAAAGAGATCAGACGCCATTAAGATGTTCAAAGAGGCTGGAGAGATATATAAGGTTGAATTACTGGAAAACATACATGATGATGAGGTAAGCATTTACACCCAGGGTAACTTTACTGACCTATGCAGGGGGCCTCATCTTTCATCCACGGGAAAGATAAAGGCATTCAAGCTTTTAAACCTTGCCGGGGCATATTGGAGGGGCGATGAAAAAAATAAGATGCTCACCCGTATTTACGGCACTGCCTTTCCAGATAAGGCATCCCTCGATAATTATTTAAACTTTCTTGAAGAGGTTAAAAAGAGGGATCACAGGAGGCTCGGGAGGGAACTCGACCTTTTCAGTATCTCTGACGATGTAGGTGCAGGCCTTGTAATATACCACCCCAATGGCGCTCTTTTGAGATACCTCCTTGAGGACTTTGAGAGAAAAGAACATCTTAAAAGGGGTTATAAATTTGTGGTAGGCCCCCATATGCTGAAACTCGATTTGTGGAAAAAATCAGGCCACTATGACAACTATCGGGAAAATATGTATTTTACAAAGATAGATGATGTGGATTACGGCATAAAACCCATGAATTGTCTATCCCATATTATGGTCTATAAATCATACATCAGGAGCTATAGGGATCTCCCACTGAGATATTTTGAGCTTGGAACCGTGTCGAGACATGAGAAATCAGGGGTATTGCATGGGCTACTCCGTGTGCGGGAGTTTACCCAGGATGATGCCCATATATTCTGCATGCCTGAGCAACTCCATGAAGAGATCAACAATATTATAGAGTTTGTCCAAGATGCCATGGATATATTCAAATTTGAGTATGAGATGGAGATAAGCACGAGGCCTGAAAAATCCATAGGCAGTGATGAAGACTGGGAAAGGGCAGAGAGGATACTAAAAGAGGTCCTTGATTCAAGCAATATACCCTATGAAATAAATGAAGGCGACGGTGCATTTTATGGGCCTAAAATAGATGTAAAACTCAAGGATGCCATAGGGAGAAAATGGCAGTGTGCCACTATTCAATGTGATTTTGCTTTGCCTGAAAGATTTGACCTCTATTATGTGGATAAAGATGGCAAGAGAAAGAGACCCGTAATGCTCCACAGGGTTATCCTCGGTGCAATAGAGAGATTCATTGGGGTATTAATAGAACACTATGGGGGTCGTTTTCCTGTGTGGTTATCTCCTGTTCAGGCAATTATCATGAATATAACAGATGAACAGGGTGAATATTGTCAAAAGATATATAGAGATATGATAGATGAGGGTATCAGGGTAGATATGGATGGAAGGAATGAAAAATTGAGCCTCAAGATAAGAGAGGCCATTATGAAGAAGATACCTTATTTGGTAATAGTGGGCAAAAAGGAGATGGAATCCCAAAAGATAACCGTTAGATTAAGGGACGGTGGAGAGATAAAGGATATTACCCCGGCAGACCTAATCAAAAGGATCAAGGAAGACAATAATTTCAGGAGGTGA
- the infC gene encoding translation initiation factor IF-3 encodes MSFIGKDIKDININEKIKAREVRLIDEHGKQLGIVSTGDAIRMARERDLDLVEVSPKTAPPVCKIMDYGKYKYQLAKKAQEAKKKQTLIQIKEIKLGLKIEPHDLAFKIKHIRDFLNEGNKVKVVVMFRGREVLHVDMGEKLAQKIIDSIKDVGNLEQRQKFDGRNIVMVFAPL; translated from the coding sequence GTGAGTTTTATAGGAAAGGATATTAAAGACATAAATATCAACGAGAAGATCAAGGCAAGGGAGGTCAGGCTGATAGATGAACACGGCAAACAGCTTGGCATTGTTTCCACTGGGGATGCCATAAGGATGGCGAGGGAACGGGACCTTGACCTCGTAGAGGTTTCACCAAAGACAGCACCTCCTGTCTGCAAGATTATGGATTATGGTAAATACAAATATCAACTTGCAAAAAAAGCACAGGAGGCAAAGAAAAAACAAACTTTAATACAGATCAAAGAGATAAAATTGGGATTGAAGATAGAACCCCATGATCTGGCATTCAAGATAAAACACATAAGGGATTTCCTCAATGAAGGAAATAAGGTAAAGGTAGTGGTTATGTTTAGAGGTAGAGAGGTTTTACATGTGGATATGGGAGAGAAACTGGCACAAAAGATAATAGATTCTATAAAAGACGTGGGAAATCTGGAACAAAGACAGAAGTTTGATGGTAGAAATATAGTAATGGTCTTTGCTCCGCTATAA
- the rpmI gene encoding 50S ribosomal protein L35 encodes MPKQKTHRGLAKRVKVTASGKIKRSKAFHSHLLSSKTPKMKRRLSRSDTVHPADAKRIKKLIPYL; translated from the coding sequence ATGCCAAAGCAGAAGACACATAGAGGTTTAGCAAAGAGGGTGAAGGTTACAGCATCTGGAAAGATCAAAAGGTCAAAGGCTTTCCATAGCCATTTGCTTTCATCTAAGACGCCAAAGATGAAAAGGAGACTTTCCAGGTCTGATACGGTTCACCCTGCAGATGCAAAGAGGATAAAAAAACTTATCCCTTATTTATAA
- the rplT gene encoding 50S ribosomal protein L20 — translation MPRAKRGFKARRRRKKILKLARGMYASRRTTYSVAKRAVFKALKYAYIHRRTKKREFRALWITRINAACRAYGIPYSRFINGLKLANVGLDRKSLAEMAVNDPSGFEAVILKVKAAIQEKPKVYNA, via the coding sequence ATGCCAAGGGCAAAAAGAGGTTTTAAAGCGAGGAGAAGAAGAAAGAAGATACTCAAGCTTGCAAGGGGTATGTATGCAAGCAGGAGGACCACATATAGTGTGGCAAAGAGGGCTGTTTTCAAGGCATTAAAGTATGCCTATATACACAGACGGACAAAAAAGAGGGAGTTCAGGGCACTATGGATTACCAGGATAAATGCTGCGTGCAGGGCATATGGCATACCTTACAGCAGGTTCATAAATGGCTTGAAGCTTGCAAACGTTGGCCTGGATAGAAAATCCCTTGCAGAGATGGCTGTTAATGACCCGTCTGGCTTTGAGGCAGTTATCTTAAAGGTTAAGGCAGCGATTCAGGAAAAGCCCAAAGTCTATAATGCCTGA
- the pheS gene encoding phenylalanine--tRNA ligase subunit alpha, producing MNGLEELKEIIENKLSSIKSIEDLNNVRPYLLGRKGVFSEHIERIKHLDKEEKKTYGQRLNTLKLETENRLKELKAALEEKEREATERLSWIDITLPGKIPVVGNTHPITKVFYEIIEIFASLGFSVAEGPDIELDYYNFEALNIPPHHPARDMQDTFYIKEGIVLRTHTSPVQVRVMEAQLPPVRIISPGAVYRCDNDISHTPMFHQVEGLMVDKGIRFSDLKGILTIFIHEIFGDDTSLRFRPSYFPFTEPSAEVDIRCVICKGKGCRVCKDTGWLEILGSGMVHPQVFRNVGYDPEEISGFAFGMGVERIAMLKYGIDDIRQFYYNDLRFLSQF from the coding sequence ATGAATGGATTAGAAGAACTCAAGGAAATAATAGAAAATAAGCTATCTTCTATTAAAAGCATAGAAGACTTGAATAATGTCAGGCCATACCTCCTGGGGAGGAAGGGTGTATTCTCTGAACATATTGAAAGGATTAAACATCTCGATAAAGAGGAAAAGAAGACATACGGTCAAAGACTAAACACCCTGAAGTTAGAAACAGAAAATAGACTCAAGGAATTAAAGGCTGCCCTTGAGGAAAAGGAAAGGGAGGCAACTGAAAGGTTATCGTGGATAGATATCACCCTCCCAGGTAAGATACCTGTTGTAGGAAATACTCATCCTATCACGAAAGTATTCTACGAGATTATAGAGATATTTGCATCCCTTGGATTTTCTGTGGCAGAAGGACCAGATATAGAGCTTGATTATTATAATTTTGAAGCCTTGAACATACCGCCTCATCACCCTGCCAGGGATATGCAGGATACATTCTATATAAAGGAAGGCATAGTCTTAAGAACACATACATCTCCTGTTCAGGTTAGGGTAATGGAGGCACAACTCCCGCCCGTGAGGATCATATCTCCAGGGGCAGTATACAGGTGTGATAATGACATATCCCACACCCCTATGTTTCATCAGGTAGAGGGGCTTATGGTGGATAAAGGTATAAGGTTCTCGGACCTAAAAGGTATACTCACCATTTTCATACATGAGATTTTCGGTGATGATACATCGCTAAGGTTCAGACCGAGTTATTTCCCCTTTACAGAACCATCTGCAGAGGTGGATATCAGATGTGTCATATGCAAGGGTAAGGGTTGCAGGGTATGCAAAGATACAGGATGGCTTGAGATACTTGGCTCAGGCATGGTTCATCCCCAGGTATTCAGGAATGTTGGATATGACCCTGAGGAGATATCAGGCTTTGCGTTCGGGATGGGCGTAGAGCGTATTGCCATGCTTAAATACGGCATAGATGACATAAGACAATTTTATTATAATGATTTGAGGTTTTTATCCCAATTTTGA
- the pheT gene encoding phenylalanine--tRNA ligase subunit beta: MRVPFEWLKEFVVIDISAHELANRLTMRGFEVESIESRKPCFSGVVVGCIKEIKKHPNADNLSVCTVDTGKEDVTVLCGADNISKNDKVPIALIGASLSDSTKIELRTIKGITSYGMLCSEKELGISDDHTGIFILPEDVATGARLEDLSGIMDFILDINVPPNRGDCLSIFGIAREVASILNQKAKRPIFRLEADPKEKAEDFISLQIHDTEACPRYVLRLIKDSSIVKSPFWMRDRINKCGMRPINSIVDVTNYIMLELGQPLHAFDYERLNDRRIEVRVAEKATVFRTLDGEDRGLEKGDILICDGKGPVALAGIMGGENSEITDNTRIIALESAYFNPELIRKTSRRLGIKSEASLRFEKGIDLDNVDFAAQRAISLMQMISGGKILKGNLEVNEAKKREGIFINFGKINEALGTAIEHRDVLNALRSIDLHILQEEDNGFVVSIPWFRHDINEQMDVVEEVARIYGYDNVPVTTPTLAMLQLKRSKKGRFINKAKDFLVSSGFFEVINFGFLGKKDIENFLIPPEDPRSSYVEILNPISKDYGIMRTFLAPNVLRNIAYNTNRGTKNIRVFEIGKVFFPDNNNLPSEHLHVFMAMTGREREYFWREQPRDYDFFDIKGIIEGMAGHFGLTFDFRTCTEPFMDKKRSADIYMDGVKIGWLGELREDVLKLYEIEQKTFCSELRFDRFIEWGQLDCHYKAISRYPQAIRDFSFFIEESIPVGNLIEKIKMLSPLIVSVGIFDMFRKDKRSVSFRVIFQSHEETLRDETVNNIQEKIIEELTKIDGITLRV, encoded by the coding sequence GTGAGAGTCCCTTTTGAATGGTTAAAAGAATTTGTCGTAATAGACATATCAGCCCATGAGCTTGCCAATAGATTAACCATGAGAGGGTTTGAGGTAGAGTCCATAGAGAGCCGAAAACCCTGTTTTAGCGGCGTTGTTGTGGGTTGCATAAAAGAAATAAAAAAACACCCTAATGCAGATAATCTATCTGTATGCACTGTGGATACAGGCAAAGAAGATGTAACCGTGCTCTGCGGGGCAGACAATATATCTAAAAACGATAAGGTTCCTATAGCCCTTATAGGTGCAAGCCTCTCTGATTCTACAAAGATTGAGTTAAGGACAATAAAAGGTATCACCTCCTATGGTATGCTATGTTCTGAAAAAGAATTGGGTATATCCGATGACCACACCGGTATATTTATCCTCCCTGAAGATGTAGCCACTGGCGCAAGGCTTGAGGATCTATCTGGGATAATGGATTTTATACTGGACATAAATGTTCCTCCCAATAGAGGCGATTGCCTATCTATTTTTGGTATTGCCAGGGAGGTGGCGAGCATCCTCAATCAAAAGGCAAAAAGACCCATATTCAGGTTAGAGGCAGACCCCAAGGAAAAGGCAGAGGATTTCATATCTCTTCAGATACACGATACAGAGGCATGTCCTCGATATGTGCTTAGATTGATAAAGGATTCATCCATAGTAAAATCTCCATTCTGGATGAGGGACAGGATAAATAAATGCGGGATGAGGCCCATCAATTCCATAGTAGATGTAACAAACTATATAATGCTTGAACTCGGCCAACCCCTCCATGCCTTTGATTATGAGAGGCTGAATGACAGGAGGATCGAGGTTAGGGTTGCTGAAAAAGCCACTGTTTTCCGCACCCTTGACGGAGAAGACAGGGGCCTTGAAAAGGGAGATATACTCATTTGTGACGGCAAAGGCCCTGTAGCACTGGCAGGGATCATGGGTGGAGAAAACTCAGAGATAACTGATAACACAAGGATTATAGCCCTTGAGAGCGCATATTTTAATCCAGAATTAATAAGGAAGACATCAAGAAGGCTCGGCATCAAGTCTGAGGCATCCCTGAGATTTGAGAAGGGTATAGACCTTGATAATGTGGATTTTGCCGCTCAAAGGGCAATCAGTCTTATGCAAATGATATCAGGTGGAAAGATCTTAAAAGGTAATCTTGAGGTGAATGAGGCAAAAAAAAGAGAAGGGATCTTTATAAATTTCGGCAAAATAAACGAGGCCCTGGGCACTGCCATCGAACATAGAGATGTCCTCAATGCTTTAAGGTCTATAGACCTCCATATCCTCCAGGAAGAGGATAACGGTTTTGTTGTTTCTATCCCCTGGTTTAGACACGATATAAATGAACAGATGGATGTGGTAGAAGAAGTGGCAAGAATATATGGCTATGATAATGTTCCTGTCACGACACCTACCTTAGCTATGCTGCAGTTAAAAAGGAGCAAAAAGGGCAGGTTTATAAATAAAGCCAAGGATTTCCTTGTCTCTTCAGGATTTTTTGAGGTAATAAACTTTGGATTTTTGGGTAAGAAGGATATAGAAAATTTTTTAATTCCACCAGAAGACCCAAGGTCATCATATGTTGAGATACTGAATCCCATTTCAAAAGATTATGGCATAATGAGGACATTCCTTGCCCCAAATGTATTGAGGAACATTGCCTATAATACAAACAGGGGCACGAAGAATATAAGGGTGTTTGAGATAGGTAAGGTATTTTTTCCGGATAACAACAACCTCCCATCAGAGCACCTCCATGTTTTTATGGCAATGACCGGAAGGGAGAGGGAATATTTCTGGAGAGAACAGCCCAGGGATTATGATTTTTTTGACATAAAAGGTATCATAGAAGGCATGGCAGGGCATTTTGGCTTGACATTTGATTTTAGAACATGCACAGAGCCGTTTATGGACAAAAAAAGGTCTGCCGATATTTATATGGATGGCGTCAAGATAGGCTGGTTGGGTGAGCTCAGGGAAGATGTATTAAAGCTTTATGAGATTGAACAGAAAACCTTCTGTTCTGAATTGAGATTCGACAGATTCATTGAATGGGGTCAATTAGATTGTCATTATAAGGCAATATCAAGATATCCCCAAGCGATAAGGGATTTCTCGTTCTTTATAGAAGAGTCTATCCCTGTAGGAAACTTAATAGAAAAGATCAAGATGTTGTCACCCCTTATAGTCTCCGTGGGGATATTTGATATGTTCCGTAAAGACAAAAGGAGCGTGTCCTTCAGGGTTATTTTCCAGTCCCATGAAGAGACGTTGAGGGATGAGACAGTAAATAATATACAGGAAAAAATCATAGAAGAACTTACAAAGATAGATGGAATAACATTGAGGGTTTAA
- a CDS encoding integration host factor subunit alpha, with translation MTKIEIVANLYEKLGYSKRECSNIVDAFFQTIKETLAKDENVKLSGFGNFIVKTKRARRGRNPQTGEEIKIAERKVLNFRLSQVFKEEINSK, from the coding sequence ATGACAAAAATAGAGATAGTAGCCAATCTATATGAAAAACTCGGATATTCAAAAAGGGAGTGCTCAAATATAGTGGACGCCTTTTTCCAGACAATTAAAGAAACCCTTGCAAAGGATGAGAATGTCAAATTGTCTGGTTTTGGAAATTTTATCGTAAAGACAAAGAGGGCAAGGAGGGGAAGAAATCCCCAGACAGGCGAAGAGATAAAGATCGCAGAGCGTAAGGTATTGAATTTTAGGCTAAGTCAGGTGTTTAAAGAGGAAATAAACAGTAAATAA
- a CDS encoding MerR family transcriptional regulator — MAQEVPERVYYRIKEVCNLTGLKPHVLRYWEQEFKDIRPIKSPRGQRLYKRKDLDTIITIKKLLYDKKYTIDGAKKFLNDKRHIMDEIKEGLKEIIAILQEKQ, encoded by the coding sequence ATGGCTCAGGAAGTCCCTGAAAGGGTATATTACAGGATTAAAGAGGTATGCAATCTAACAGGTCTAAAACCTCATGTCCTTAGATACTGGGAACAGGAATTCAAAGACATAAGGCCTATTAAAAGCCCGAGGGGACAGAGGCTATATAAACGTAAAGACTTAGATACCATAATTACCATTAAAAAACTCCTTTACGATAAAAAGTATACCATAGATGGTGCAAAGAAGTTTTTGAATGACAAAAGGCACATCATGGATGAGATAAAAGAGGGGCTTAAGGAGATTATTGCCATATTACAGGAGAAGCAGTAG
- a CDS encoding site-2 protease family protein, producing MIHIILFLLTFASTWFVGGFLYSFSIMSILFAHEMGHYIMSRRYGIPATLPYFIPFPLSPFGTFGAIIKMKGTIINKRALFDIGTGGPIAGFVVALPFIYVGIKLSSIEPVHAQQGFLQLGDPLLFKLFQMILVGDIPPGYDLVLHPFAYAGWVGLFVTALNLLPAGQLDGGHIVYAIFGEDSRKIYIAVLIGLGVYAIFYSQGWLALIILLFIFGLRHPRPLDMETQLDSKRRLLSLIILIIFILSFTPKPFPDLTVNLKSLKSISDIGE from the coding sequence ATGATACATATAATACTTTTTCTCCTCACCTTTGCTTCTACATGGTTTGTAGGCGGTTTTTTATATAGTTTCTCCATCATGAGTATACTCTTTGCCCATGAGATGGGACATTACATAATGAGCAGGAGATATGGAATCCCTGCAACCCTTCCATACTTTATACCATTTCCCCTTTCTCCCTTTGGGACTTTTGGAGCCATCATAAAGATGAAAGGGACAATTATAAATAAAAGGGCGCTTTTTGACATAGGGACAGGTGGGCCTATTGCTGGTTTTGTAGTGGCACTGCCATTTATATATGTAGGCATAAAACTCTCAAGCATTGAACCTGTTCATGCCCAGCAAGGTTTTTTACAGCTTGGCGACCCTCTTTTGTTCAAACTCTTTCAAATGATTTTGGTAGGGGATATACCCCCTGGTTACGACCTGGTATTACACCCCTTTGCATATGCAGGTTGGGTTGGTTTATTCGTCACTGCCCTAAATCTACTGCCGGCAGGGCAGCTTGATGGAGGTCACATTGTATATGCCATATTCGGTGAGGACAGCAGAAAGATCTATATTGCTGTCCTTATAGGCCTTGGTGTATACGCCATCTTTTATAGTCAGGGCTGGCTTGCCCTTATTATCCTTCTTTTTATATTTGGGTTGAGGCATCCAAGACCGCTTGATATGGAAACACAGTTAGATAGTAAGAGGAGGCTATTATCGCTTATTATTTTGATTATATTTATACTATCCTTCACCCCAAAGCCCTTTCCTGACCTTACAGTTAATCTGAAGTCTCTCAAAAGCATTTCAGATATAGGGGAGTGA
- a CDS encoding septum formation initiator family protein yields the protein MTFILLSMLEDFIKKHGLLILLFVFIVSVIFYEDGLFSYIKMKVQISRIDRTIKKLEKENISLSQEIDRIRTDDKYLEEVVRMKYGLLREGEKLYRIER from the coding sequence ATGACGTTTATATTATTATCGATGCTTGAAGATTTCATTAAAAAACATGGTTTGTTGATTTTACTCTTTGTATTCATTGTTTCAGTGATTTTTTACGAAGATGGTTTGTTCAGTTATATAAAGATGAAGGTGCAAATATCAAGGATAGACCGCACTATAAAAAAATTGGAGAAAGAGAATATATCTCTCTCTCAAGAGATTGATAGGATTAGAACAGATGACAAATACCTTGAAGAGGTTGTAAGGATGAAATACGGTCTCTTGAGGGAGGGAGAAAAACTATACAGGATAGAGAGATGA
- a CDS encoding radical SAM protein gives MRYEGAIYRPPSEADSLILQVTVGCSHNKCTFCGSYKDKKFRVKTFEEIKEDVDEAREYARFIKKVFLADGDALIIPQKRLLPIIHLVRDAYPKLERIGIYGNTKSILKKSVDELKQLKDLGVGIIYLGVESGDQVVLDRVCKGTTLDKTAEAAKKVKDAGIILSVTVLLGLGGVERSRQHAEETGKFLTRIDPEYAGALSVIVVPGTPLAEQIRRGEFQVPSPYMLLEELEIMIKNINPTHMFFASNHASNYLPVKGWLPEEKERLLKSIRYVLDQKDPSLLRPEFMRAL, from the coding sequence ATGAGATACGAAGGTGCAATATATAGACCGCCAAGCGAGGCAGACAGCCTTATTTTACAGGTAACCGTAGGATGTTCCCATAATAAATGCACATTCTGCGGGTCTTATAAGGATAAAAAGTTCAGGGTAAAGACCTTTGAAGAGATAAAAGAGGATGTGGATGAGGCAAGAGAGTATGCCCGTTTTATAAAAAAGGTATTTCTTGCCGACGGTGATGCCCTCATAATCCCACAGAAAAGGCTCCTTCCCATAATTCACCTTGTAAGGGATGCATACCCTAAACTTGAAAGAATAGGGATCTATGGCAACACAAAATCCATACTAAAAAAATCTGTTGACGAATTGAAACAGCTTAAGGATCTTGGGGTTGGCATAATATATCTTGGTGTTGAATCAGGAGACCAGGTTGTCCTTGATAGGGTATGCAAGGGCACAACCCTTGATAAGACCGCTGAGGCAGCTAAAAAGGTAAAGGACGCAGGTATTATACTATCTGTTACGGTGCTTCTGGGCTTAGGGGGTGTAGAGAGGAGCAGGCAGCATGCCGAGGAGACAGGAAAATTTCTCACAAGGATAGACCCTGAATATGCAGGGGCATTGAGCGTTATTGTGGTTCCTGGAACACCCCTGGCAGAACAGATAAGAAGAGGGGAATTTCAGGTTCCATCTCCTTATATGCTCCTTGAAGAACTGGAGATAATGATCAAGAACATAAACCCTACCCATATGTTCTTTGCCTCCAACCATGCATCCAATTATCTGCCTGTTAAGGGATGGCTGCCTGAGGAAAAGGAAAGATTGCTTAAATCTATTAGATATGTCCTCGATCAAAAAGACCCCTCATTGCTTAGGCCTGAATTCATGAGGGCACTCTAA
- a CDS encoding thioesterase family protein: MVYKQDEDGFIYVPVRVRYADTDRMGIVYYGNYPIYFEIGRSEYMRQKGFTYREFEERGHHLVVVRMELKYYNPAFYDDELIVKTRISEWKSRGLTFQYKIYRDSEIVVEGKTMHICTNTDKKTVLIPKYLTDALKDEG; encoded by the coding sequence ATGGTTTATAAACAAGATGAAGACGGTTTTATTTATGTGCCTGTTAGGGTCCGCTATGCAGATACAGACAGGATGGGTATAGTCTATTACGGTAACTACCCCATATATTTCGAGATAGGCAGAAGCGAATATATGAGGCAGAAGGGTTTTACATATAGGGAATTTGAAGAGAGGGGTCACCATCTTGTAGTGGTGAGGATGGAATTAAAGTATTATAACCCTGCATTTTATGATGACGAACTAATAGTGAAAACAAGGATCTCTGAATGGAAATCCAGGGGACTTACGTTTCAGTATAAGATATACAGAGACAGCGAGATTGTAGTCGAGGGAAAAACCATGCATATATGCACAAACACAGATAAAAAGACTGTTCTAATACCCAAATATCTTACCGATGCCTTAAAAGATGAAGGATGA
- a CDS encoding glycosyltransferase family 9 protein — translation MKDEKNILVVRLSSLGDVLMTLPAVKAIRDLYPHSHISWLIEGSIGDLLSYQGFIDKAIRFPRTNLVKTIKAGRLKESIKILKSFLYDLKSMEYDLILDFHGIAKSIILSKIAKGKRLIGFDKIYAKENTHLFYREKIQGLDRRLHKVERNMLMATHLGADNKAPDLDITVPEDHYTYIDDFFKKRGISDQTIAINPFSSPGSEYKRWGMDRYKGLIKAMRATLNTDIIILWGPGEKEEAQSLIDGSDSRVFLSIPTNIPQLFALLKRVKLYISGDTGVMHLAAFAKTPVVAIFGPTDHKINAPYGDSMVVRKDVDCSPCKKRDCQNRYCLENISINEVLQAAKEMYNRTKR, via the coding sequence ATGAAGGATGAAAAGAACATCCTTGTTGTGCGTCTAAGTTCCCTCGGTGATGTGCTCATGACCCTTCCGGCAGTAAAGGCCATAAGAGATCTTTATCCCCACTCTCATATATCATGGCTTATTGAGGGCTCCATCGGGGATCTCCTTTCATATCAGGGTTTTATAGATAAGGCGATAAGATTCCCCAGGACAAACCTTGTTAAAACCATCAAAGCCGGCAGGCTAAAAGAGTCAATAAAGATATTGAAGTCATTTCTTTATGATTTAAAATCTATGGAATATGACCTTATCCTGGATTTTCATGGCATAGCAAAGAGCATTATTCTTTCTAAGATTGCCAAGGGAAAGAGATTGATAGGTTTTGATAAGATATATGCCAAGGAGAATACCCATCTGTTCTATCGTGAGAAGATACAAGGCTTGGACAGGAGACTCCATAAGGTTGAACGTAATATGCTCATGGCAACCCATCTTGGCGCAGATAATAAGGCGCCGGACTTAGACATTACTGTGCCGGAAGACCACTACACATATATAGATGATTTTTTTAAAAAAAGGGGCATATCAGACCAGACTATTGCCATAAACCCCTTTTCAAGCCCTGGTAGTGAATACAAGAGGTGGGGTATGGACCGATACAAAGGACTTATAAAAGCCATGAGGGCTACTTTAAACACCGATATAATAATACTTTGGGGTCCTGGCGAAAAAGAGGAGGCGCAGTCCCTTATAGACGGTTCAGATAGCCGTGTATTTCTTTCAATACCCACCAATATTCCCCAACTATTTGCCCTGTTAAAAAGGGTCAAACTCTATATAAGTGGAGATACAGGGGTCATGCATCTTGCTGCATTTGCCAAAACCCCTGTGGTTGCCATATTTGGTCCAACAGACCACAAAATAAATGCCCCTTATGGTGATTCTATGGTAGTGCGAAAAGATGTTGACTGCAGCCCCTGCAAAAAAAGAGACTGCCAGAATAGATATTGCCTTGAAAATATATCTATAAATGAGGTTTTACAGGCAGCAAAAGAAATGTATAATAGGACAAAAAGATGA